CGTCATCCTCGTGGGCATGGGCTATATCGGTCTGGAAATGTCAGAGGCCTTAAAGGAGCTGGGAATCGATGTCACCGGGGTGACCCGCGGGTTTATGGACAATTATGATGAAAAGATCGCCGATGTGGTGGGGCAGACCCTGGCGGCCCATAATGTCTCCCTGTATTCGGATCATGCAGTTGAGAAGATAGAAAAATCCGGCGCCAGATTGGCCGTGACCTGCGGTGGAAAAACGCTTGAAGCGGATATGGTGTTAATGGGTGTGGGCGTTCGGCCGAACAGCCGGATTGCGGCAGATGCCGGTATCGCATTGGGTGCAAAAAATGCCATCTCGGTTAACCGGCGAACGGAAACCTCGGTATCGGGTATTTTTTCCGCCGGAGACTGTGCGGATGCCTATCATGTGGTAACCGGCGAGAAGGTCTGGGTGCCCCTGGCCTTATATGCCAATCGGGGCGGTTGGACTGCGGCGGATAATATTTGCGGCAAGGATTCAGAAATCCAGGGCATTGCCGGTTCAGCCGTTTTTAAGGTATTTGAGCTCGAGGTCGGAAGAACCGGCCTCAGTGTGAAAGAGGCAGAGGCTGCGGGATTTGAACCGGCGGCCGTGACTATTGAGGCCAGATCCCGGGCGCATGCCCATCCCGGAGCTAGCTCCATCTGGGTTCATATGGTGGGCGACCGAAAATCCGGCCGGCTGCTGGGCGCACAGATGGTTGGTAAAGAAGGGGTGGCCCACCGGATCAAGGCCCCGACCGTCGCCCTTCATGCGCAGATGACAGTCCATGATTTCAGCCAGACCGACCTAGCCTATGCCCCCCCGTTTAGCCCGGTCTGGGATCCGATGCTGACGGCTGCCAATCAACTGCTTAAGAAGCTGTAAGGTAATTGGGTGAGTAAAAAAAAGATTAAGAGCAAGAGTAAGATTAAGATTAAAACGAGCTATGAAATGCACGGTCTGTAAGGAAAGCGCGTATATAAAGATCGACCGGCATAACTCGGCCTTATTTGTGATTTAAAGGAAAAGATTTCGGCGGAGAAAGCGGCCGGCAACATTTAGCACAGGGTTGAGGAGACAGGGGCTTGACAAATTCGGATGCAACCAACGATAGACGCGGTTTGGATGAGCTAAGACAGGCAATTGACGGCATTGATGAACAGATCGTCTCTTTAATGGCCGAACGCCAGAAGGTGGTAAAGCGGGTAACGGAAATTAAAAAGGCTAAAAACCTACCGGTTTATCATCCATCCAGAGAGGAGGATCTCGTCTCCAGCCGCCGTTCGCAAGGGGCGAGTGCCGGGCTTGACCCGGATTTTATTGAAGAACTCTACCGGGTGATCCTTCGGCAGTCGCGGATTGAGCAGACCCGGCGCATGGAGCGAAAAGCGGTGCTGCCCGGCGGGATTATCCTGATTGTGGGCGGCAGAGGAGAGATGGGCCGTTATTTTGAGCGCCGTTTTACTGAGACCGGCTATCATGTCCGGATTTTGGATAAAACGGACTGGCCGGATGCGGAAAAGCTGTGTGACGGTATTCATGCCGCGCTCATCAGCGTCCCGATTGATCAGACTGATGCGATTATCCGCAAACTCGCCCCGTACTTACCGAAAGATGCGGTGCTTGCCGACATTACGAGCATCAAGGCCTCGCCCCTGACCGCCATGCTTGAAGCCCATGAAGGCCCGGTGGTCGGTTTTCATCCCATGTTCGGTCCAACCACCTCGAGTCTTGACAAGCAGATTGTGGTGGCTACCCCCGGTAGACTCCTTTCAGCATGCCAGTGGCTCCTTGATCAGTTTGCCGCCTGGGGAAGCGTCGTTGTGACGGCAGATGCCCGGGAGCATGATGAGGTCATGGATTTGGTCCAGGCGCTGCGGCATTTCGCCTCATTCGCATTCGGCCAGTTTTTATACCGGAAAAATATCGATCTGGAACGAACCCTTGATTTTACAAGCCCCATCTACCGGCTGGAACTGGGAATGGTGGGGCGCTTGTTTGCCCAGGATCCCGCGCTTTACGGGGAGATCATTTTTGCCTCAAAAGAGCGGCGGAATCTGCTTCGCGAGTATATCCAGTCCCTTCAGGACAATTTGGCCATGCTTGAGGAAAACAACAAGGAGCGGTTTGCGGCTGAGTTTTCAGAAATCGCAGAATGGTTCGGCTCTTTCAGCGAGCAGGCCATGCGCGAGAGCACCTATATCATTGATAAGCTGATCGAGCGATTCTAACAGGTAACAGGTTTTAGGAAAAATTCCCGATAGGCTGCCATCGGGTCATGACACGGGTGATGGGCGCGCCCTGTCCGTCATGATAGATGGCATGCAGGTAGGCGTGATCGGAGGATTCGACCAACGGTTGGGTCAACGCGGTCACGCGATCACCGAAAACCGCATCCCCCTGATACTGAATCGATATCTCATGGGGCAGGCAATGGCCGGCCACCGATTGGGGCACGCTTTCCAGGGCCCAAATGACGTATACGGTATTGTTGACATGCCGGTTAAAATCCAGATCATGCAGCCGGACCAGAAAAGGCCGGGTATACGTATGCTCACTAAGTTCGGGGATTGGGGAGAAATCATTTTCAACAGGGAGCTGATGGCCGTTCATAAGTTCTTCCGGCATGTGATACTTCAGGCGGACCGGCTTTTTGGTATCCAGCCGGGTTAAGACCCAGGAGCTTTTGGCGGTCATGATCAGTCGACGGGATTCATCAAATACATCAAACTGCCGGAGTTCATAAAGGTTGTTCACCGGATACCGCCAGGTATAAAGCGCAATCCGCTCCTTCCACACCGGATACCGGTAAATATGCAGCTGATACCGGTATACCACCCATGCCAGGTTTTTCGGCAGCAGGTCAAGCGCGGAAACCCCCATATCAGCACAGTGGTCGCTCGCAATATCCTGAAAGTAGTTTAGCACCATGCCGGGTTTGAGCCGGCCTTCGATCCCGGTCTCGGCATATCGGACACTTAGAGTGGTTTCGTATTTCATAGCTTTATTCCATCAAACCTTAGCATAATCAAATCCCCACGTCCCGGACGCCGGATCAAACTCCATATCCTGGAAAATATTCGGGTATTCGCGTTTGCAGATATCGGCGATCCGGCCGGCCACGATCCGGATTTCCTCTTCTGCCGCGGGGGCGGTTCGCATGCCGATAATATGGCGCCAGGCCCGGAGATTGCCGGTGACCATAATGGAGGTCCCGAGCCCGATGGGGGCCAGGCGGCGGAACATGGAGGTCAGATGCTTTTTTTCGGTAAAATCCGATGAGTCGTGGATACCGAAAATCTCTGCCAGTTCTTTCTGCGTATTTTCCAGAAAATCAATCACTGACTCAAATTTCTCCTTGGCTGCCGGGTTGTTCCGGGCCGCCTCCGGCATCCAGAAGGAGAGGTCGTCCAGCCGGACGTAGCGCAGGCTTTCCTGGCTGTAGGCCATACCGGCCCGGTGCCGGACCAGCTCATGGGTAAAGACCCGGGAAACATGGCGGCAGATAAAGGTCATGTTTACATGCTCCAGGATCGACCCATGGCCGCTTTTTAACACATTGGCCAGATAGCGCTCATTTCCGCGACGCACCTGGGAAACATTGGGATTGGTAGCTTCCGGTTTTTCCGGATCATAGGGCTGCCAGCTCCGGTAGCACATACGGCCGGCGGCTTCCGCGAGGTTTTCACCGTCCGAGACATCCGGCTCAGGTGCCCAATCCGGACTGCCGATGTCACTTAAATAGGCGTCAAGACCCTCCCGGACGAGCTGAGTTTTGGCAATCAAATAGACTTTGGGCTGTTCTATGATTTGCATGGACGATCCTTTTCGGGGTTGGTTTAACCAAATTTAGGTTTCAGATGGTCCGGGCAGGAAAAGGCCGTTTAATATGAAATCGACATGTTGACGGAGCCGAATTTCTGGTTGCCGTCCTGTTCCTCAAATGATTCCGTTCTGATCACGTAGGCCATGCTGAGCTTGACCTTGCCCATTATTATTCCCAGGCCGGTGACATAATCGGCCACCACCGGCTTTTTGTCCACGCTGTGGCTGTCTGAGAATGTATTGCCGTCTAAAAATATATCCCTTAAGACCGCTTTTCCGTCAACAGAGCAAAACAGGTGCAGACCGAAATTTTTATCCGGCGTCATCCGGGGATCGCGCGCATCAAAGGCCCCGTTAAAAGCGCTGGCCGGCCGGATGGGAAAATTTCCGAAATCATTGGGCATATTCCAGCCCAGGCGAAGCGTAAGCCCCAGGTTGTAGAAGGTCATGGCGTTGCCGAGGCCGCCGCCGGTGTCCAGAATGCACTCATAGCCAAAAGTGTTGCCGATGTCCGAGTCAACAAGCTTTTTTTGTGGCTGTATACGATGCCGAGCACCGGCTCATCATCCAGCTGATTGTCCCAGCCGTTGGGGTCCTTATCATTGAACAGGGCGTGTACGGCCTGCTGGCTTTCTTCCGCATATGAGTGGGGGCCCACCATCCCCAGATAAAGCTCCAGGGTATCCATTGTTTTCGGCGTCCGGTTGTGAAAACCAATGCTGCCGTATGTGATTCCGGCATAGGGGCGATCATCCTCGATCAAGTCCTCCTCTTCAATGTCTTGCGGGGTATAGATATTCTGACCGAGGGAGTAGGTGATGTTGTTCCGGTTTTGTTCGGAGTCTTTAAACGGGAGTTTTCTGAGTATCGGATACAGCCACCGATGCGGCCATGCCTTGGACGGATAGGCCTGATAGATCGGCGAGCTCCAGGTCAGCTTCAGCCCATTGGTGTAACCCTGATCTTCTCCGGCGAAAATATCGTTTTCAAGATAAATGGTAAAAGTGCTTAGGTCGCGCTGCAGTTTTTCCGCTGTGAGATCATCACTGGGATATCCGATAAGTGTAAAAATCAGCAGCAGGCTAAAAAATGATCTGTAAAAAATGTTTGTCCAGTTCCGCATTTTTTTCTCTGTCTGTGTCTCTGTCTGTGGTTGAATAAAATAAAAGTTAATGGTCTAGATTCGGTGTCCCGTGAGCCGGTGGTTGGCCCTCGAACGGGGTTTTTTTGCTGAACCAGGTTTTAATGACCGCATGAACCAAGGTTGCCAGGGGAATCGCAAAAAATAAACCCCAGACGCCCCACAACCCGCCGAATACCAGCACGGCTACGATAATCGCCACCGGATGGAGATTGACCACCTCGGAGAGGAGCAGGGGAACCAGGATATTGCCGTCTATCAATTGAATAATCCCATAGGCGATGATGGTATACATGAAATTCGGGCCGATCCCCCACTGGAAAAACGCCATCAACGCCACCGGAATCGTCATTACCGTGGCGCCGATATACGGCACAAGCACGGAAATGCCGATAAAAAAAGAAAGCAGCATGGCGAAATTCAGGTCGAGCACGGTAAAGGTAACATAACTGGCGCTCCAGACAATAATGATTTCCCATAGCTTGCCGCGGATAAAGTTGGCGACTTGAAGGTTGACCTCATCCCAGACTTCGGTGGCCAGATCCCGGTTTGTGGGCAGAAAGCCTTTTGCCCACTCGATGATCAGATCCTTGTCTTTGAGGAAAAACAGCACCAGGAAGGGCACCAGCACCAGATAGACCAGGATGGTGATCAGGTTTTTAACCGAAGCCACGGAAAAGACCAAAGCCGTCTGACCCAGTCGGGTCAATTCGGATTTCAAAAAATCAATAATTTGTTGAATCTGGGATTCAGAAACCAGTTCGGGATATTTTTGCGGCAGCTGCATCAATTCTTTCTGGCCGTTGGCAATTAAAATCGGCAGTTCCTGAATTAACTGGGCGATCTGACGGGACAGGAGCGGCAGCAGCCCGCCAACCAAAAGCAGCAGGCAAATGAGAAACGCGGTAAAAGCCAGCAATACGGCAATTTTTCGGGGCACCCGGAACCGCTGCAGCCGGAGCACCCCCCCTTCAAGCAGATAGGCGATGACCAGTCCGGCGAATACGGGTTTGAGCATATCGCCGAGCAGAATGATCAGCAAAAAACCAACAATGAGAAATGCCCAGAGAATGACGATCTGGGGATCGGAAAACCGTTTTTTCAACCAATCACGCAGCATGCTCAGCATAGGCCAGCCCTCGCTCAGCGGGAATCAAATAGCAAAAAATTATAGGTGGCCATTAACCCACTTTTCAAGATCTGCCAGTACCCGCTCCCGGTCTTTCGGGGCTTCATTATAGATTTCATGGTAGAGCCCTTCATAAAAATGTAGGGTCTTATCTTTCACGGTGAGGCTGTCAAAGAATTTACGGGCGGTCTGTGCCGATACCAAATGGTCATCCCCCGCCACCTGCATGAGAATGGGGGTTTTAATCGACGGGGCAGAGCGGATCGTATCGGCCATGGCATCCACATACTCCGTAAACCAGCGGGCGGTAACCCAGGGATGAACCAGCGGGTCATTGTCATAATCGGATACGACTTTGGTGTCATGACTTAAAAACCGGGAGTCCACCTCATTGTTTAAGGCCATTGCCGGCCATATTTTGGACATGATCCGGCCGGCAGCCCCCTTAATAACCGGTATTTTGTCAGCCGGGGCAAGGCCCGGAGAAGAGGCGATTACGCCGTCGATCATGTGGGGATGTTTTTCCGCGTAATTTAAAACGATCAACCCCCCCATGCTGTGGCCCAAAAGGAAGCATTTCATGTTTTCAGGCATATCCGTCCGGACGAGTTTCATCATCTGCTGGAGATCCTCAATATATTGATCAAATCTTTGGATATGCCCCCGCTTGCCCCCGCTCTGCCCATGTCCCCGGTGGTCGATGGCCCATACGGACAGCCCCTTTTGCAGCAGCCGTTCCATGACATGATGGTATCTGCCGGAATGCTCGCCAAGTCCGTGCGCGATTAAAATCCGGCCGCGTTCCGGGGCGGCCTGGATTTGGCGATAAAAAATCGGAACATCCGCTGAACCGTTGAAGGAGCCGTTGAATTCCGTATTTGTGGTCATGATTAACCTCTGCTGCCTGAGATGCTGGTTATGGTTGCCGAATCATATAAATGATTGCCGCGGTTAGCTGCCGCGGGGCCTTTTGTCAATTCAAGTCAGATACCGATTTTTGATAAAAACGTGCTAATGGAATTGACCGTCTGAACTAGTCTGGGATGGGAGGCCTCAAATTCACGGACCGATGAGGACAGACCGTCAAGTGCGATTTGAAAGAGCCGGGGGTTGATTTCCTCCCGGGTGGACTCATGGGCCGCCGCTTTTGTAAACTCCTTTACGCTCTTTGCTTTCTCGTGATCGGTCTTGTCTAATTCATTGATCTCATTGTTTAACTGTTTCAAAAGATCAAAATATTCGGTTTTTTTTTCTTCCGGTATGTTGGGGGACTGCTTGATTTTGGCTTCTATCTTTTCCAGGGTATGTTTGAGCATAGCGCATCATCCTTTCTTTTTAATTATAAAACGCTTTCCTTCTATCAAATGATTCGATAAAGATCAATTGCTTAAAGCCATGATGCTTAAAGCCATGCCCGGCTGTAGCGCGACCCGGTTTTTTAAGCCAAAAAACAGAAAGTGGATGCCATGAATCCCTGTGAAGATTGCGCGATTGAGGATAAATTGTATGAATGCTGCGGCCGGCATCCGGAAACCGGGGCGGTGGTGGATTTACAGCTAAATGATAACCGGATTGCCAGGGCCTGCCCTCATCTGTCACCCAACGGCACCTGCCTGATATATGATTCCCGGCCCTATGGGTGCCGGATGTATTATTGCGACCGGTATTTCCGTCAAACCAGAATCGGGGAGGGCTATCTTGTATTTCTGGCTGAATGGGGGCTGGATGCAGCGGAGGGGGATTGATCTATCCGGAGAGCGGCACCTTGACATCTAAATAATTAATGATCTCAGTCCATGGGGATATCTCAAGTCCCAGCATGGATTGGATCAGGCAGCCATCCAGGGCCGTAATGATGAGTGTAGAGAGCACCTTATTGTCAGCCGCACCGGAAGGATCGATTTTGGCAAATCCTGTCTGGATCATGACGTTCCAATCCCGGTATTTGTTGCGGAACCGCTCCGCCAGTTCATCATTGCCGTTTAACGCCTGCTGCAGTAGATACAGATGAAGCCGGCCCCGGGTCTCAGCCGCCATAATCCGCTCAAAGAGAATATTTAATATGTCCTTCCACTCGGCATTGTCATGATGGTTTTCAATGATATCAAACAGGTTGCTGGAGATCTGGCTGATGTGCGCTTCAGTGATATCGAAAATCAGGTCATTTTTGCTGGCATAATAGTAATACAGGCTGCCTTTGCTGATTCCGGCGGCTTGGGCGATATCGGTCAGACTGGTTTTGTCAATGCCCTTTTGGACAATGACCTGGGTGGCAGCCTCAATAATCTGCTGGCGCTTTTCAGCCTGCTTGGCGGCAATTTTGTCGCTCATGGAAACTTTCCCGTATCCCCTTATAAAAACAGCGGGCCCCGTATACAGAGAAAATACAGGGCCCGCTGGGAAAGCAATAGTTAAACCCGGCGCAAAAGCGCGGCCAGATCGCCCAGTTCCTGTTTTTCCAGCACCGCCGGATCGGGAATGCCGTTCGGATGAATGCCCCGCAGTTCGTAGAATTCCCGAAGCATCAGGTCCATATCCGGCAGGCTGCCGGCTGTTGGGCCGTCATCGAGTTCGGTCATCAGCCGGCTGGGCACCTGATCATCCTCTGCCCGGGCGCCGAACAGGTTGGTCAGGCCCCGCTTGAGATACCAGAGCCGGCGGCCGGCCTGCATGATCTCTTCAAGTGTGTAATCAAAACCGGTTGTCGCATTTATGATGGATATGGCCTGTGTGGCGCTCAATGGCACTGCACCCAGGTTACAGAAGACCGCACAGGATGAAAAAAACATCCCATAGTCCTGGCAGGCCACATTCAACCGGGCCCGATCCTGGCTGCTGAATTCCTCGTAATCCGCGGCCAGTTCTTCGATTTCCGGGATGAGCTGGGAGCCGCCTTCTACATTAAAATCAAGGCTGGCCTCGTGGCATGCCCCCCGGGGGGAGACGGCATACGCCAGTGCATAGCCGTGGGCGCTTCTCGGGTCATGCATCGGCGCTTCCATGCGCTTGATCGTGGTCAGAAAATCCGGGGCATTTCCTCCAAGCCGCCGGGCCGCGGCTTCACTGCCTTCGGCCAAAAGGGCGCCCAGACCCTCTCTTTTGCCGATTTTTTCCGTCATGGCCACAATGGCTGAGGCGTTGCCCCAGGTTAATTCAAGGCCGCCGGTATCGGATGCGGAAATCAGCCCGTTTTCAAAGCATTCAATGGCAAACGCGATGGTGGCGCCGCAGGTAATGGTATCCATGCCGTAGCGGTTGCAGATATCATTGGCTTTGGCAATGGATTCAATGTCTGCATTCAGGCACATGGAGCCGAAAGTGGCCACGGTCTCATATTCCGGGGAGGGGCCCTTGGCCATTTTAAAGGGCCCGTCTTTTACTTCCGCCTCTTTTTTGCAGGCCACGCTGCAGCCATAACAGGTTCTGTGGCCGGCATGGATTTTCTCCTCGATTTCCGTGGGGCCGATATCATCAATCTGATCCCATTCATTCATCAGCCAGTTTTTGATGGGCACATCGCCGGCCAGGCTGCCGACATCAATATGGGCCGGGGTACCGCTGGCACGGATGGCATCAATGAAAATGCTTTCTTCGTAGACCTCTTTTAGGTCCTTCTTGATCTCAGCGAGTTTTTCCGGAGCCGCGGCGTCAATTTTTCCGGTGCCGTTGACATAGATGGCTTTCAGGTTTTTGGCGCCCCAGACCGTCCCCATACCGGCCCGCCCGGCGGCGTGGCGCTTACTGTTAATAATGGATGCATATTTAACGAGATTCTCGCCGGCCGGCCCGATACAGAAGACCGTGCCCGTGCGGCCGGTTTCGGATTTCAAGTCAGACACCATGGCCGCATCGGTTTCATAAATATCTTTTCCCCAATAGGCGGCGGCATCCCGGATTTCAACCGTATCGTTATTGATAAAAACGAAGGAAGGCTTTTCCGCCTGGCCGGTGATGACAATGCCGTCATAGCCGGCAAATTTCAGCCGGGACCCAAAAAATCCGCCGATATTGCTGTCCCCCCAGACGCCGGTCAACGGTGACTTTGTGCCGACGGTCCATCTGGCAGCGCCATCCAGCTTGAAGCCGGTAGTCGGCCCGG
The DNA window shown above is from Desulfobacterales bacterium and carries:
- a CDS encoding FAD-dependent oxidoreductase, whose translation is MDFLVIGGDAAGMSAASRARRNQPDMNVTVLEQTTDVSYSACGMPYNIADSERAIDDLVVRQAQVFRDKQGINLLTGCRAEAIDPAARTVKAVDHTGKERVFNYDKLLIATGASPIMPPIEGIDLEGVLPLKRLSDGRKIKDFIQHNRVQSVILVGMGYIGLEMSEALKELGIDVTGVTRGFMDNYDEKIADVVGQTLAAHNVSLYSDHAVEKIEKSGARLAVTCGGKTLEADMVLMGVGVRPNSRIAADAGIALGAKNAISVNRRTETSVSGIFSAGDCADAYHVVTGEKVWVPLALYANRGGWTAADNICGKDSEIQGIAGSAVFKVFELEVGRTGLSVKEAEAAGFEPAAVTIEARSRAHAHPGASSIWVHMVGDRKSGRLLGAQMVGKEGVAHRIKAPTVALHAQMTVHDFSQTDLAYAPPFSPVWDPMLTAANQLLKKL
- the tyrA gene encoding bifunctional chorismate mutase/prephenate dehydrogenase, whose protein sequence is MTNSDATNDRRGLDELRQAIDGIDEQIVSLMAERQKVVKRVTEIKKAKNLPVYHPSREEDLVSSRRSQGASAGLDPDFIEELYRVILRQSRIEQTRRMERKAVLPGGIILIVGGRGEMGRYFERRFTETGYHVRILDKTDWPDAEKLCDGIHAALISVPIDQTDAIIRKLAPYLPKDAVLADITSIKASPLTAMLEAHEGPVVGFHPMFGPTTSSLDKQIVVATPGRLLSACQWLLDQFAAWGSVVVTADAREHDEVMDLVQALRHFASFAFGQFLYRKNIDLERTLDFTSPIYRLELGMVGRLFAQDPALYGEIIFASKERRNLLREYIQSLQDNLAMLEENNKERFAAEFSEIAEWFGSFSEQAMRESTYIIDKLIERF
- a CDS encoding thioesterase; amino-acid sequence: MKYETTLSVRYAETGIEGRLKPGMVLNYFQDIASDHCADMGVSALDLLPKNLAWVVYRYQLHIYRYPVWKERIALYTWRYPVNNLYELRQFDVFDESRRLIMTAKSSWVLTRLDTKKPVRLKYHMPEELMNGHQLPVENDFSPIPELSEHTYTRPFLVRLHDLDFNRHVNNTVYVIWALESVPQSVAGHCLPHEISIQYQGDAVFGDRVTALTQPLVESSDHAYLHAIYHDGQGAPITRVMTRWQPIGNFS
- the thyX gene encoding FAD-dependent thymidylate synthase, which produces MQIIEQPKVYLIAKTQLVREGLDAYLSDIGSPDWAPEPDVSDGENLAEAAGRMCYRSWQPYDPEKPEATNPNVSQVRRGNERYLANVLKSGHGSILEHVNMTFICRHVSRVFTHELVRHRAGMAYSQESLRYVRLDDLSFWMPEAARNNPAAKEKFESVIDFLENTQKELAEIFGIHDSSDFTEKKHLTSMFRRLAPIGLGTSIMVTGNLRAWRHIIGMRTAPAAEEEIRIVAGRIADICKREYPNIFQDMEFDPASGTWGFDYAKV
- a CDS encoding DUF2219 family protein: MQPQKKLVDSDIGNTFGYECILDTGGGLGNAMTFYNLGLTLRLGWNMPNDFGNFPIRPASAFNGAFDARDPRMTPDKNFGLHLFCSVDGKAVLRDIFLDGNTFSDSHSVDKKPVVADYVTGLGIIMGKVKLSMAYVIRTESFEEQDGNQKFGSVNMSISY
- a CDS encoding lipid A deacylase LpxR family protein — its product is MRNWTNIFYRSFFSLLLIFTLIGYPSDDLTAEKLQRDLSTFTIYLENDIFAGEDQGYTNGLKLTWSSPIYQAYPSKAWPHRWLYPILRKLPFKDSEQNRNNITYSLGQNIYTPQDIEEEDLIEDDRPYAGITYGSIGFHNRTPKTMDTLELYLGMVGPHSYAEESQQAVHALFNDKDPNGWDNQLDDEPVLGIVYSHKKSLLTRTSATLLAMSAFWTPAAASATP
- a CDS encoding AI-2E family transporter, with amino-acid sequence MLRDWLKKRFSDPQIVILWAFLIVGFLLIILLGDMLKPVFAGLVIAYLLEGGVLRLQRFRVPRKIAVLLAFTAFLICLLLLVGGLLPLLSRQIAQLIQELPILIANGQKELMQLPQKYPELVSESQIQQIIDFLKSELTRLGQTALVFSVASVKNLITILVYLVLVPFLVLFFLKDKDLIIEWAKGFLPTNRDLATEVWDEVNLQVANFIRGKLWEIIIVWSASYVTFTVLDLNFAMLLSFFIGISVLVPYIGATVMTIPVALMAFFQWGIGPNFMYTIIAYGIIQLIDGNILVPLLLSEVVNLHPVAIIVAVLVFGGLWGVWGLFFAIPLATLVHAVIKTWFSKKTPFEGQPPAHGTPNLDH
- a CDS encoding alpha/beta hydrolase, which encodes MTTNTEFNGSFNGSADVPIFYRQIQAAPERGRILIAHGLGEHSGRYHHVMERLLQKGLSVWAIDHRGHGQSGGKRGHIQRFDQYIEDLQQMMKLVRTDMPENMKCFLLGHSMGGLIVLNYAEKHPHMIDGVIASSPGLAPADKIPVIKGAAGRIMSKIWPAMALNNEVDSRFLSHDTKVVSDYDNDPLVHPWVTARWFTEYVDAMADTIRSAPSIKTPILMQVAGDDHLVSAQTARKFFDSLTVKDKTLHFYEGLYHEIYNEAPKDRERVLADLEKWVNGHL
- a CDS encoding DUF4404 family protein; translation: MLKHTLEKIEAKIKQSPNIPEEKKTEYFDLLKQLNNEINELDKTDHEKAKSVKEFTKAAAHESTREEINPRLFQIALDGLSSSVREFEASHPRLVQTVNSISTFLSKIGI
- a CDS encoding TetR/AcrR family transcriptional regulator, which translates into the protein MSDKIAAKQAEKRQQIIEAATQVIVQKGIDKTSLTDIAQAAGISKGSLYYYYASKNDLIFDITEAHISQISSNLFDIIENHHDNAEWKDILNILFERIMAAETRGRLHLYLLQQALNGNDELAERFRNKYRDWNVMIQTGFAKIDPSGAADNKVLSTLIITALDGCLIQSMLGLEISPWTEIINYLDVKVPLSG
- a CDS encoding aldehyde ferredoxin oxidoreductase family protein: MGGYAGQLLYIDLSSGKIEKKPLDKAFARKHIGGLGFGAQIYFDLIKDDPAIDALDPGNPFVLMTGPTTGFKLDGAARWTVGTKSPLTGVWGDSNIGGFFGSRLKFAGYDGIVITGQAEKPSFVFINNDTVEIRDAAAYWGKDIYETDAAMVSDLKSETGRTGTVFCIGPAGENLVKYASIINSKRHAAGRAGMGTVWGAKNLKAIYVNGTGKIDAAAPEKLAEIKKDLKEVYEESIFIDAIRASGTPAHIDVGSLAGDVPIKNWLMNEWDQIDDIGPTEIEEKIHAGHRTCYGCSVACKKEAEVKDGPFKMAKGPSPEYETVATFGSMCLNADIESIAKANDICNRYGMDTITCGATIAFAIECFENGLISASDTGGLELTWGNASAIVAMTEKIGKREGLGALLAEGSEAAARRLGGNAPDFLTTIKRMEAPMHDPRSAHGYALAYAVSPRGACHEASLDFNVEGGSQLIPEIEELAADYEEFSSQDRARLNVACQDYGMFFSSCAVFCNLGAVPLSATQAISIINATTGFDYTLEEIMQAGRRLWYLKRGLTNLFGARAEDDQVPSRLMTELDDGPTAGSLPDMDLMLREFYELRGIHPNGIPDPAVLEKQELGDLAALLRRV